One genomic window of Salmo salar chromosome ssa12, Ssal_v3.1, whole genome shotgun sequence includes the following:
- the LOC106565162 gene encoding uncharacterized protein isoform X1 translates to MERWLAILLSIQLLVSASTLEMIDYESQRVTCSKGLSNCTVKACAGIPIQRCPVDEKGLAVQPVLCCRQGTACRPCLHIRLDIQPRNDQTASYVSVCYTVPQLIMPLCKKLEFTVIPAAPDEQASSEQAWLSLLLESKAMSFSSQVTVYVCFLHSTVVLPSVDEVCSSASKGVVEECEIPSFSTLIDPERREVMLQVAKEEDSPYQLEMCLQHEHNGMCRTWKDKSLPLHSVTPCMCFQLWWDKGDERSRRSRSCPFRNNTERFQRNLMENVSVSVVQGQMNSGGTMLSWNLTAPCRVEAEVWPCQRDAGVDKDRCTELGGIRQRLSNDIWRENDRGHWLMPGVFEDVKPGLDLCVMVKVKGKNSELGPFCPIDSRWWHWRRGLLVLVSLMLVGLAGICLYFLHGKLKRWAWEWHQKECDQLPIRGHVVLLSPPDVDNSVSELVCELGSSLRARGLSVSVDLWNRAELCSLGPLPWLHSQLQPLDSQGGRALLVLTQAAWKKAEDWGQQWDQHGQQGRDIALGVEEEGEYKRLLQGLSSPYADVFSAALSCIKVDHQQGHAGKRFLLVHFEAHSAKPLSSERGLPELFQGLPLFHLPSQRQELLVQLAIGSKGPRAGIGG, encoded by the exons ATGGAGCGGTGGCTCGCAATCCTGCTCTCCATACAGCTGTTGGTTTCAGCATCGACGTTGGAGATGATTGACTACGAGAGTCAACGCGTCACCTGCTCAAAG GGTCTCTCTAACTGCACAGTGAAGGCATGTGCTGGGATTCCGATCCAAAGGTGTCCTGTGGATGAAAAAGGGCTGGCGGTGCAGCCTGTGCTGTGCTGCAGACAGGGCACAGCATGCAGACCTTGCCTACACATTCGCCTTGACATCCAGCCCAGAAACGACCAGACAG caTCGTATGTGAGCGTGTGTTACACTGTGCCACAGCTCATAATGCCTCTGTGCAAAAAGCTCGAGTTCACAGTGATCCCTGCTGCTCCGGATGAGCAAGCTTCATCCGAG CAGGCGTGGCTGTCACTGCTGCTGGAGTCTAAAGCCATGTCCTTCAGCAGTCAGGTGACTGTGTATGTTTGCTTCCTTCACTCGACCGTGGTGCTTCCGTCAGTGGATGAAG TGTGTTCATCCGCCTCAAAGGGAGTTGTAGAGGAATGTGAAA TCCCCAGTTTCAGCACTCTGATTGATCCGGAGAGACGTGAGGTGATGCTGCAAGTCGCAAAGGAAGAGGACAGCCCCTACCAACTAGAAATGTGCCTACAGCATGAACATAATGGAATGTGCAGG ACCTGGAAAGACAAGTCCCTTCCACTGCACTCTGTCACCCCCTGCATGTGCTTCCAG ttgTGGTGGGATAAAGGAGACGAGAGGTCTCGTCGATCTAGGAGCTGTCCTTTTAGGAACAACACCG AGCGGTTCCAGAGGAACCTAATGGAGAATGTGTCAGTATCTGTGGTGCAGGGCCAGATGAACAGTGGCGGTACAATGCTGTCCTGGAACCTGACTGCCCCCTGTAGGGTGGAGGCTGAAGTGTGGCCCTGCCAGAGAGACGCAGGCGTGGACAAGGACAGATGCACAGAGCTGGGGGGCATTAGGCAGCGTCTGTCAAATGACATATGGAGGGAAAATGACAGGGGACACTGG CTGATGCCAGGTGTGTTTGAGGATGTCAAACCGGGCCTTGATCTCTGTGTGATG GTGAAGGTCAAAGGGAAGAACAGTGAGCTTGGCCCCTTCTGTCCCATTGACT CCAGATGGTGGCACTGGCGCCGGGGTCTGCTGGTCCTGGTCTCCCTGATGCTGGTAGGCCTAGCAGGAATTTGTCTCTATTTCCTGCATGGCAAACTGAAAC GGTGGGCATGGGAATGGCACCAGAAGGAGTGTGATCAAC TACCTATAAGGGGCCACGTGGTGCTGCTGAGCCCGCCGGATGTGGATAACTCTGTGTCAGAGCTGGTATGTGAGCTTGGCTCCTCTCTGCGTGCCAGGGGCCTCAGTGTGTCTGTGGACCTGTGGAATCGGGCTGAGCTGTGCTCTCTGGGGCCCCTGCCCTGGCTGCACTCCCAGCTGCAGCCCCTGGACAGCCAGGGGGGCCGGGCCTTACTGGTACTGACACAGGCAGCCTGGAAGAAGGCAGAGGACTGGGGCCAACAGTGGGACCAGCACGGCCAGCAGGGAAGGGACATAGCCctgggagtggaggaggagggggagtatAAGAGGCTTCTCCAGGGCTTGTCCTCCCCATACGCGGACGTGTTCAGTGCCGCTCTGAGCTGCATCAAGGTGGACCACCAGCAAGGGCACGCTGGAAAGCGCTTCCTACTGGTCCACTTTGAGGCCCATTCTGCCAAGCCCCTCAGCAGTGAAAGGGGTCTCCCAGAGTTGTTCCAAGGGCTGCCCTTGTTTCACCTGCCCTCCCAGAGACAGGAGCTCCTCGTTCAGCTGGCCATAGGGTCTAAAGGGCCTAGGGCTGGTATAGGTGGATAG
- the creld1a gene encoding protein disulfide isomerase Creld1: MMTGWPLLAAGLYSVLSQVVLVRGCPDSCKECSGPQNDLCLECRTGWTLHDNTCVDIDECGTELGQCPPNTYCFNTEGNYQCKGCDQACVGCMGAGPARCRKCAAGYRLTGAKCLDIDECSERVLACSGLDEICTNLDGSFHCDCAEGFTRKNNVCVQKKLPRGVGEKGLFEDVQDEEVEVLQQMFFGVLLCALATLAAKGDMVFTSIFMGGVAAMAGYWLIDRGDRVLDSFLKGR; encoded by the exons ATGATGACTGGCTGGCCCCTCCTTGCTGCAGGGCTGTACTCAGTGCTGTCCCAGGTGGTTCTGGTCCGAGGCTGTCCGGACTCCTGTAAGGAATGCTCAGGGCCTCAGAATGACCTGTGTCTGGAGTGCAGAACAGGCTGGACCCTCCATGACAACACATGTGTAG ACATAGATGAGTGTGGCACAGAGCTGGGCCAGTGTCCCCCCAACACTTACTGCTTCAATACAGAAGGCAACTATCAGTGCAAAG GCTGTGACCAGGCCTGTGTAGGCTGTATGGGTGCTGGGCCAGCTCGCTGCAGGAAGTGTGCTGCTGGCTACAGACTAACCGGAGCCAAGTGTTTAG ataTAGATGAATGCAGTGAGCGGGTTCTGGCGTGTTCAGGGCTGGATGAGATCTGTACCAATTTGGATGGTTCTTTCCATTGTGACTGTGCTGAAGGCTTCACACGCAAAAACAACGTCTGTGTGCAGAAAAAGCTACCCAGAG gtGTGGGTGAGAAGGGTCTGTTTGAGGACGTCCAGGATGAAGAGGTGGAGGTTCTCCAGCAGATGTTCTTTGGGGTGCTGCTCTGTGCTTTGGCCACCCTGGCTGCTAAAGGAGACATGGTCTTCACCTCCATCTTCATGGGTGGAGTGGCGGCCATGGCTGGATACTGGCTCATAGACAGGGGAGACCGAGTACTGGACAGCTTTCTGAAGGGACGCTAG
- the LOC106565162 gene encoding uncharacterized protein isoform X2: MERWLAILLSIQLLVSASTLEMIDYESQRVTCSKGLSNCTVKACAGIPIQRCPVDEKGLAVQPVLCCRQGTACRPCLHIRLDIQPRNDQTASYVSVCYTVPQLIMPLCKKLEFTVIPAAPDEQASSEAWLSLLLESKAMSFSSQVTVYVCFLHSTVVLPSVDEVCSSASKGVVEECEIPSFSTLIDPERREVMLQVAKEEDSPYQLEMCLQHEHNGMCRTWKDKSLPLHSVTPCMCFQLWWDKGDERSRRSRSCPFRNNTERFQRNLMENVSVSVVQGQMNSGGTMLSWNLTAPCRVEAEVWPCQRDAGVDKDRCTELGGIRQRLSNDIWRENDRGHWLMPGVFEDVKPGLDLCVMVKVKGKNSELGPFCPIDSRWWHWRRGLLVLVSLMLVGLAGICLYFLHGKLKRWAWEWHQKECDQLPIRGHVVLLSPPDVDNSVSELVCELGSSLRARGLSVSVDLWNRAELCSLGPLPWLHSQLQPLDSQGGRALLVLTQAAWKKAEDWGQQWDQHGQQGRDIALGVEEEGEYKRLLQGLSSPYADVFSAALSCIKVDHQQGHAGKRFLLVHFEAHSAKPLSSERGLPELFQGLPLFHLPSQRQELLVQLAIGSKGPRAGIGG, encoded by the exons ATGGAGCGGTGGCTCGCAATCCTGCTCTCCATACAGCTGTTGGTTTCAGCATCGACGTTGGAGATGATTGACTACGAGAGTCAACGCGTCACCTGCTCAAAG GGTCTCTCTAACTGCACAGTGAAGGCATGTGCTGGGATTCCGATCCAAAGGTGTCCTGTGGATGAAAAAGGGCTGGCGGTGCAGCCTGTGCTGTGCTGCAGACAGGGCACAGCATGCAGACCTTGCCTACACATTCGCCTTGACATCCAGCCCAGAAACGACCAGACAG caTCGTATGTGAGCGTGTGTTACACTGTGCCACAGCTCATAATGCCTCTGTGCAAAAAGCTCGAGTTCACAGTGATCCCTGCTGCTCCGGATGAGCAAGCTTCATCCGAG GCGTGGCTGTCACTGCTGCTGGAGTCTAAAGCCATGTCCTTCAGCAGTCAGGTGACTGTGTATGTTTGCTTCCTTCACTCGACCGTGGTGCTTCCGTCAGTGGATGAAG TGTGTTCATCCGCCTCAAAGGGAGTTGTAGAGGAATGTGAAA TCCCCAGTTTCAGCACTCTGATTGATCCGGAGAGACGTGAGGTGATGCTGCAAGTCGCAAAGGAAGAGGACAGCCCCTACCAACTAGAAATGTGCCTACAGCATGAACATAATGGAATGTGCAGG ACCTGGAAAGACAAGTCCCTTCCACTGCACTCTGTCACCCCCTGCATGTGCTTCCAG ttgTGGTGGGATAAAGGAGACGAGAGGTCTCGTCGATCTAGGAGCTGTCCTTTTAGGAACAACACCG AGCGGTTCCAGAGGAACCTAATGGAGAATGTGTCAGTATCTGTGGTGCAGGGCCAGATGAACAGTGGCGGTACAATGCTGTCCTGGAACCTGACTGCCCCCTGTAGGGTGGAGGCTGAAGTGTGGCCCTGCCAGAGAGACGCAGGCGTGGACAAGGACAGATGCACAGAGCTGGGGGGCATTAGGCAGCGTCTGTCAAATGACATATGGAGGGAAAATGACAGGGGACACTGG CTGATGCCAGGTGTGTTTGAGGATGTCAAACCGGGCCTTGATCTCTGTGTGATG GTGAAGGTCAAAGGGAAGAACAGTGAGCTTGGCCCCTTCTGTCCCATTGACT CCAGATGGTGGCACTGGCGCCGGGGTCTGCTGGTCCTGGTCTCCCTGATGCTGGTAGGCCTAGCAGGAATTTGTCTCTATTTCCTGCATGGCAAACTGAAAC GGTGGGCATGGGAATGGCACCAGAAGGAGTGTGATCAAC TACCTATAAGGGGCCACGTGGTGCTGCTGAGCCCGCCGGATGTGGATAACTCTGTGTCAGAGCTGGTATGTGAGCTTGGCTCCTCTCTGCGTGCCAGGGGCCTCAGTGTGTCTGTGGACCTGTGGAATCGGGCTGAGCTGTGCTCTCTGGGGCCCCTGCCCTGGCTGCACTCCCAGCTGCAGCCCCTGGACAGCCAGGGGGGCCGGGCCTTACTGGTACTGACACAGGCAGCCTGGAAGAAGGCAGAGGACTGGGGCCAACAGTGGGACCAGCACGGCCAGCAGGGAAGGGACATAGCCctgggagtggaggaggagggggagtatAAGAGGCTTCTCCAGGGCTTGTCCTCCCCATACGCGGACGTGTTCAGTGCCGCTCTGAGCTGCATCAAGGTGGACCACCAGCAAGGGCACGCTGGAAAGCGCTTCCTACTGGTCCACTTTGAGGCCCATTCTGCCAAGCCCCTCAGCAGTGAAAGGGGTCTCCCAGAGTTGTTCCAAGGGCTGCCCTTGTTTCACCTGCCCTCCCAGAGACAGGAGCTCCTCGTTCAGCTGGCCATAGGGTCTAAAGGGCCTAGGGCTGGTATAGGTGGATAG